The Sphingopyxis fribergensis genome contains a region encoding:
- a CDS encoding nitroreductase: MTGASSYDDVVVGRRSIRGFLDKPVPKALIAEILEVAMRAPSSFNNQCWNFSVVTGDPLAAIRQGNTDGILGGKPDSREFRRFDGIADDHRARQIEIAKQLFGAMGIARDDKDARQDWVLRGFRQFDAPVSVVVTYDRVLLGSDIAPFDCGAVTNALVNAAWSRGLGCVINSQGIMQSPVVRKHARISDDQVIMICVAMGWPDADFPANTVVSNRKSVDEAVRFVGFED; the protein is encoded by the coding sequence GTGACGGGCGCATCCAGTTACGATGACGTCGTCGTCGGACGCCGCTCGATTCGCGGCTTCCTCGACAAGCCCGTTCCGAAAGCGTTGATCGCGGAAATCCTAGAGGTCGCGATGCGCGCGCCCTCGTCGTTCAACAATCAGTGCTGGAATTTCTCGGTCGTTACCGGCGATCCGCTCGCGGCGATCCGGCAAGGCAACACCGACGGCATCCTTGGGGGCAAGCCCGACAGTCGCGAGTTCCGCCGTTTCGACGGCATCGCCGACGATCATCGCGCGCGCCAGATCGAGATTGCGAAACAGCTTTTCGGCGCGATGGGCATCGCACGCGACGACAAGGACGCGCGGCAGGACTGGGTGCTGCGCGGTTTTCGCCAGTTCGATGCGCCGGTCAGCGTCGTCGTGACCTATGACCGCGTGCTGCTCGGCAGCGACATCGCGCCTTTCGATTGCGGTGCGGTGACGAACGCGCTGGTCAACGCCGCCTGGTCACGCGGGCTCGGCTGCGTCATCAATAGCCAGGGCATCATGCAAAGCCCCGTGGTTCGCAAGCATGCGCGCATCTCCGACGATCAGGTCATCATGATCTGCGTCGCGATGGGCTGGCCCGACGCCGATTTTCCGGCCAATACGGTGGTGTCGAACCGCAAGAGCGTCGACGAGGCGGTGCGGTTCGTCGGTTTCGAGGATTAA